Within the Nicotiana tabacum cultivar K326 chromosome 11, ASM71507v2, whole genome shotgun sequence genome, the region TGTGAGTGATGTTGTTGAATTATGGAAGGAGCTGGAGGATCGCTATGAACAAACCAATGGAGCTAGATTGTATCAAGTTCAGAAAGAAATCAATGATCTCTCTCAATGAGTCCTTGACATCACTGGCTATTATACTACGCTGAAAAGGTTGTGGGAAGAATTAAATACTCTGATCAAAATGACTCAATGTAGTTGTGTTTGTAGTTGTAGGGCAAAGGAAAGCATGTACAAGGATGCACAAGATAGAAGATTGATACAGTTTCTCATGAGACTCAATGAAGTGTATACTATAGTTCGAGGAAGTATCCTTATGATGAATCCACTGCCCACAATGGCCCAAGCCTTTTCTTTACTTGTCCAGGATGAAAAGCAAAGGGAGATTAAACCAAATAATCAATTTCCAATTGAGTCCACCTCTTTGAATGTGAACAATGTAGGACCGAGTCCTTTTAGAATTAATTTCTCACCAAGCTACAATTACTCTGGAAACAACAGAGGCCGTCCTGTGTGTGATTTTTGCAAGAGGCCAGGCCATACTAGGGATAAGTTTACAAATTACATGGTTATCCGCAAAATGGACAGAACCTTGCACAATATTCTCAGAGTACTCAGAACTCCAATCAAAATTTTAGACCTAATAGAGGAAAGAGGATGGTAGCAAATGTGCAAGGAGTGCCAGCTGATGCAATGACAAGTAAGCTTGATGACTGTGATGCCCAAGATGGGAATTAGAATGTAAACCTAACTAAGGAGCAATATGGACAACTTGTTAACCTGCTTCAACATTTCCAACTTGGCAATGATGGAGAGAACTCTAACAACTCAAATCCTACTAATGCTGTGAACTTTGCAGGTATTGTTGTTTGCTCATCTTCTATTGATTTTGATAAACTATCTTGTAGATGCTTTGAATCAAATATTGATACATGGATACTAGATTTAGGAGCCTCAAACCACATCACCTTTAACAAATCCCTACTGTCTGACATTGTAACCTTGCCTTATCCCCTTTTAGTTGTTTCACCAAATGGCTATAAAGTAAAGGTGACAGAAATTGAGAATGTAAAACTTGTACCTGAGATCACTCTGTATAAAGTTCTTCACATTCCTTCATTTAAATTCAACCTTATTTCTGTATATTGGTTGAGCAAACACCTAAGAGGTATGACTTCTTTCACTGACAACACTTGTCTTCTGTAGGCCCCTTCACTGAAGAGGCCTCTGGAGATTGGTAAAGTCAAGGATGGGTTGTACCTGCTGTGCTCTCAATGTCTAAGAAACAAAAGTCTGACTAGCAAACCTATTGTTTGTTCTTCTACTCATTCCTGTGATGTAAATAGTCATTTCTTGAACAACCTACATCCTCATGCATCTGTAAATAGGTCACCTTGAGACATCAATGTCCTATTGAAAATAATCCATCTCTAAATAATAAGACTCATTGTTCTATCTCCAACTCCTGCATATTTCAAGCCAATGATGTTAACCTTCTATGGCATAATAGGCTAGGACATGTACCTTTTGTGAAAATGAGGGGAATATCCTCTTTACAAGTTTCTTTCTCTTCTAGACAACCTTTTGTTTGTTCAATCTTCCCTATGGCTAGACAAGGTAGTCTTCCCTTTCCCCAAAGGACAAGCACTTCAAACAAAATTTTTGAACTCTTATGTGTGGACCTGTGGGGCCCTAACCATGAGTGTACACATGACAAGTACAAATACTTTATTACTATGGTTGATGATTTTAGCAGGTCCACTTGGACTCACCTATTAACATGTAAGAGCAATGCCCTCCAGACTATCAAAGCCTTTGTTTCCTTAGTTGAAAACCAATTTAAGACCTTCATCAAGTCTATAAGGTCTGATAATGGACGTGAATTTGTTAACCACTGAAGCTGCattattcttttaattaaaagGGATCATTCACTAAAAGAGTTGCCCCTATACCCCCCAATAGAATGGGGTAGTAGATAGGAAACACCGATACCTTCTTGAAACAGCCAAGGCCTTATTATTTCAGTCCAAATTGCCTTTGAAGTACTGGGAGAATGTATTCTGACAGCAACCTACATCATAAATAGACTGCCTACCACCTATCTCAAAAATAAGTCTCCTTTTGGAGTCTTGTACAATAAGAAACCAAATTACTCTTAATTGAGAAGCTTTGGTTGCCTATGTTTCCCAACAGTACCAAAGATCTATAGAGATAAGTTTGAATCAAGGACAATACCACATGTCTTTTTGGGCTATCCTTTTGGCACAAAAGGATACAAAGTGCTGAGTTTAGCTACCAAAAGAATCCATATTTTCAGAGATGTAGTGTTTCATGAATCTGTTTTCCCCTTCACTTTCAGCTCCAAATCTTCCTCCTTTCCTTCAACTCTTCATTCATTTCTCTCAGTCCCACTGTTGACACCAACACAGAGCCATTCTCAGAAGGAATTGTGAGTGATCAAAGGAATGCATGCAATACACCCAATGTTATGTCACCTTCCCCTGATGCGTCTTCTCCCTCTGATTATTTACACTTTTCACATGCACCTGTCACTACAGACTCATCACTAATACAGAATACCTCCATCCCACATATCTCCAATTCACCTTCAACACAGCACACACCTGGCCCAACTCCACTTTTGAAAAGGTCACAAAGAGAACATAAAACACCTGCATACCTAAAAGATTACATATATTTTGTGCGTCAACCTGACTTACATAAACAAACAACTACACTTCAACATTCTGACTTCTCTCTGAATGCACTATTTTCTAAACATCACTATATTTCTACTAATACTCTAGTTCATGATAGTCAATCTTTGGTAAGTAGCATATGCAATGATAGTGAACCTTCTTCTTTTGAGGAGGCTGCCATCAATCCTGCTTGGCAAGCAGCTATGGTTCAGGAATTTGAAGCTCTTTATGCCAACAGGACATGGGACCTAGTATCACTACCTCCtcagaagaaggcaattggatgtaGGTGGGTTTACAAAGTGAAACACAAAGCAGATGgaaccattgaaagatttaaagctAGTTTAGTAGTGAAAGGTTACACACAACAGGTAGGAGTGGATTACACAAAGATTTTTTCTCCTGTAGTGAAAATGACTACAGTTAGGACACTTATTGCAGGTGCAGTAAAGAGTGGGTGGAACATCTTCCAATTGGATGTAAACAAtgcatttcttcatggtgatTTGCATGAAGAAGTGTACATGGAAATCCCTCTAGGTCTTTTGGTGGATAGCCAAGGTTTGATTTGTAAATTGAATAAATCTCTGTATGGGCTGAAGCAAGCAAGCAGACAAATGGTATGAAAAACTAACTGAGGCATTGTGTTCAAGGGGATATGAACATTCTATGAATGATTACTCCCTGTTTTCTAAGATGAAGGGGGACTCAGTTGTGTATGTAGcagtttatgtggatgatgtactACTTACAAGGACAGACCAATCAGAAATGGATTAGTTGAAGACCTTCCTACACAACAAATTCAAAATCAAGAATCTGGGTAAGCTACATTATTTCTTGGGCTTAGAAGTTTTATACAAAACATATGGTGTTATTATTTCACAGAGGAAATTTCTCCTTGACTTACTTAAGGAGTATGAATACTTGCAGTACAGTACTTTTGCTTCACCCCTTGATCCCAATGTGAAACTAAAAGCAAATGAGGGGTTGCCCTTGACAGATCCCACTTATGACAGAAAGTTGGTTGGAAAGTTGAACTTCCTCACAAACACAAGGTTGGATATTGCTTTTAGTGTGCAACACCTCAGCCAGTTCATGCAAGACCCTAGGGAGCCCCATTTGAAAGTTGCCTTCCATTTGTTGAGATATCTCAAGTGTGATCCTACTCTGGGTGTGTTTATGTCCAATGATTCAGACTGGTCAACTAAATCCTATTGTGAATCTGATTGGGCAGCTTGCCCAGACTTGAGGAAGTCTGTTAGTAGTTATATTGTATTGTTGGGATGCAGTCCTATCAGCTGGAAATCCAAAAAGCAAAAGTCAATTTCATTGCCCTCGGCAGAAGGTGAATACATGTCTTTGAGAAAATTGGTTGGGGAGTTAGTCTGGTTGAAAAGGTTACTTGCTGAATTAACAGTTCCCACTTGTACTCCTATTAGAGTGTTTTCTGATAGTGAGTCAGCCTTACATATATCAAGGAACCTAGTGTTTCAAGAATGCACCAAACATATTGAGATGGACTACCACTTTGTTCGAAAACAACTACAggaaggtctgatttccttgcaTCACATTTCCACCAATGACCAGCTTGTAGACATCCTTACCAAGGCTCTCACAGGCATCAAGCATTCTACTGTCCTGAACAAGTTGGCTGTGCTTTCccacctccaacttgagggggggtATTGATATGAGATTGTATTTATCCTTCTTTGTATTCATTTTGTATGTTAATTAGGAGATAGTTAGTTAGTTGATTAGTTAATACAACTGGAAGTAGTTAGTGGTTAAGATGCACAACTGTCAATCACGTGTACATATCGTGATGTACAGTTCTCATTTTCAGTTAAGCTTCATTCTTCAGACGAAAGAGCTCTTCTTCTGCTCTCTTCTTTCTCCTCTTTTTAGAAGCTTCTAGATTCAGCTATTAGAGCTAAAGTCGAGCTTCACTAAGCTCATTCTAATCGCAAtgttacatggtatcagagtgaGGTTAATCCTCCTCACATCTTCTATTTCATTTACTGATTCTCTCTTCACTTTCTCTTTTCTGTTTTTGACCTAATATGATCGATTTTCCCtaaatttgatcaattttttgattttggataACCTACAGCATAGAGATCAAAGATTTTTGGTTCCGATCATTTTTTCCCTATCAAATTCAACTAATTAAGTACTCTAATGGATGTCACTGATCAACAAGATGCGAATTCTACTAATACGAGTGTCGCGATACTTCCAAGCACGGGAATTGATCCAAGTGATCCTTTGTATCTGCACCCATCTGATAATCCTAGTACAATGCTTGTGTCTATCCCATTTGATGAGATAGGGTATATATTCTGGAGATGCAGTGTTCTTCGTAGATTGTCCATAAAGAACAAATTAGGCTTTGTCAGTGGGGAATGCAAACAACCAAATCTACAATCCCCAAACTATAGGCAGTGGGAACGATGTGACAACATGGTAACTTTGTGGATTCTAAACTCTCTTTCCAAAGAGATTGCAGATAGTGTCGAATATGTGAGTGATGTTGCTGAATTATGGAAGGAGCTGGAGGATCGCTATGAACAAACCAATGGAGCTACATTGTTTCAAGTTCAGAAAGAAATCAATGATCTCTCTCAAGGAGTCCTTGACATCACTGGCTATTATACTACGCTGAAAAAGTTGTGGGAAGAATTAAATACTCTGATCAAAAGGACTCAGTGTAGTTGTGTTTGTAGTTGTGGGGCAAAGGAAAGCATGTACAAGGATGCACAAGATAGAAGATTGATACAGTTTCTCATGAGACTCAATGAAGTGTATACTATAGTTCGAGGAAGTATCCTTATGATGAATCCACTGCCCACAATGGCCCAAGCCTTTTCTTTACTTGTCCAGGATGAAAAACAAAGGGAGATTAAACCAAATAATCAATTGCCAATTGAGTCCACCTCTTTGAATGTGAACAATGTAGGACCGAGTCCTTTTAGAACCAATTTCTCACCAAGCTACAATTACTCTGGAAACAACAGAGGCCGTCCTGTGTGTGATTTTTGCAAGAGGCCAGGCCATACTAGGGATAAGTTTACAAATTACATGGTTATCCGCAAAATGGACAGAACCTTGCACAATATTCTCAGAGTACTCAGAACTCCAATCAAAATTTTAGACCTAATAGAGGAAAGAGGATGGTAGCAAATGTGCAAGGAGTGCCAGCTGATGCAATGACAAGTAAGCTTGATGAGTGTGATGCCCAAGATGAGAATTAGAATGTAAACCTAACTAAGGAGCAATATGGACAACTTGTTAACCTGCTTCAACATTTCCCACTTGGCAATGATGGAGAGAACTCTAACAACTCAAATCCTACTAATGCTGTGAACTTTGCAGGTATTGTTGTTTGCTCATCTTCTATTGATTTTGATAAACTATCTTGTAGATGCTTTGAATCAAAGATTGATACATGGATACTAGATTTAGGAGCCTCAAACCACATCACCTTTAACAAATCCCTACTGTCTGACATTGTAACCTTGCCTTATCCCCTTTTAGTTGTTTCACCAAATGGCTATAAAGTAAATGTGACAGAAATTGAGAATGTAAAACTTGTACCTGAGATCACTCTGTATAAAGTTCTTCACATTCTTTCATTTAAATTCAACCTTATTTCTATATATTGGTTGAGCAAACACCTAAGAGGTATGACTTCTTTCACTGACAACACTTGTCTTCTGTAGGCCCCTTCACTGAAGAGGCCTCTGGAGATTGGTAAAGTCAAGGATGGGTTGTACCTGCTGTGCTCTCAATGTCTAAGAAACAAAAGTCTGACTAGCAAACCTATTGTTTGTTCTTCTACTCATTCCTGTGATGTAAATAGTCATTTCTTGAACAACCTACATCCTCATGCATCTGTAAATAGGTCACCTTGAGACATCAATGTCCTATTGAAAATAATCCATCTCTGAATAATAAGACTCATTGTTCTATCTCCAACTCCTGCATATTTCAAGCCAATGATGTTAACCTTCTACGGCATAACAGGATAGGACATGTACCTTTTGTGAAAATGAGGGGAATATCCTCCATACCAGTTTCTTTCTCTTCTAGACAACCTTTTGTTTGTATAATCTGCCCTATGGCTAGACATGGTAGGCTTCCCTTTCACCAAAGGACAAGCACTTCAAACAAAATTTTTGAACTCTTATGTGTGGACCTGTGGGGCCCTAACCATGAGTGTACACATGACAAGTACAAATACTTTATTACTATGGTTTATGATTTTAGCAGGTCCACTTGGACTCACCTGTTAACATGTAAGAGCAATGCCCTCCAGACTATCAAAGCCTTTGTTTCCTTAGTTGAAAACCAATTTAAGACCTTCATCAAGTCTATAAGGTTTGATAATGGACTTGAATTTGTTAACCACTGAAGTTGCattattcttttaattaaaagGGATCATTCACTAAAAGAGTTGCCCCTATACCCCCAATAGAATGGGGTAGTAGAGAGGAAACACCGATACCTTCTTGAAACAGCCAAGACCTTATTATTTCAGTCCAAATTGCCTTTGAAGTACTGGGGGAATGTATTCTGACAACAACCTATATCATAAATAGACTGCCTACCACCTATCTCAAAAATAAGTCTCCTTTTGGAGTCTTGTACAATAAGAAACCAAATTACTCTTAATTGAGAAGCTTTGGTTGCCTATGTTTCCCAACAGTACCAAAGATCTATAGATATAAGTTTGAACCAAGGAAAATACCACATGTCTTTGTGGGCTATCCTTTTGGCACAAAAGGATACAAAGTGTTGAGTTTAGCTACCAAAAGAATCCACATTTCCGGAGATGTAGTGTTTCATGAATCTATTttccctttcactttcagttCCAAATCTTCCTCCTTTCCTTCAACTCTTCATTCACTTCCTCTTAGTCCCACAGTTGATACCAATACAGAGCCATTCTCAGAAGGAACTGTGAGTGATCAAAGGAATGCATGCAATACACCCAATGTTATGTCACTTTCCCTTGATGCCTCTTCTCCCTCTGATCATTTACACTTTTCACCCGCACCTGTCACTGCAAAATCATCACCAATACATAATACCTCCATCCCACACATCACCAATTCACCTTCAACACAGCACACACTTGGTCTAACTCCACTTTTGAAAAGGTCACTAAGAGAACATAAAACACCTGCATACCTGAAAGATCACATATATTATGTGTATCAACCTGCCTTACATAAACAAACAACTACACTTCAACATTCTGACTTCTCTATGAATGCACTATTTTCTAAACATCACTATACTTCTGCTAATACTCTAGTTCATGATAGTCAATCTTTGGTAAGTAGCATATGCAATGATAGTGAACCTTCTTTTTTTGAGGAGGCTACCAACAATCCTGCTTGTTAAGCAGCTATGGTTTAGGAATTTGAAGCTCTTTTTGCCAACCACACATAGGACCTTGTATCACTGCCTCCtcggaagaaggcaattggatgtaGGTGGGTTTACAAATTGAAACACAAAGCAGatgaaaccattgaaagatttaaagcaAGGTAAGTAGTGAAAGGCTACACACAACAGGTAGGAGTGGATTACACAGAGAGTTTTTCTCCTGTAGTGAAGATGACTACAGTTAGGACACTTATTGCAGTTATAGTAAAGAGTGGGTGGAACATCTTCTAATTGGATGTAAACAATTTAATTCTTCATGGTGATTTGCATGAAGAAGTGTACATGGAAGTCCCTCAGGTCTTTGGTGGATACCCAAGGTTTGGTTTGTAAATTGAATAAATCTCTGTATGGGTTGAAGCAAACAAGCAGACAATGGTATGAAAAACTAACTGAGGCATTATGTTCAAGGGGATATGAACATTCTGTGAATAATTACTCCCTGTTTACCAAGAGGAAGGGGAACTCAGTTGTATATGTAGcagtttatgtggatgatgtactACTAACAGGGACAGACCAATCAGAAATGGATTAGTTGAAGACCTTCCTACACAACAAATTCAAAATCAAGAATCTGGGTAAGCTACATTATTTCTTGGGATTGAAAGTTCTATACAAGACAAATGGTGTTATTATTTCACAGAGGAAATTTCTTCTTGACTTGTCGAAGGAGTATGACTGCTTGGAGTATAGTATTCTTGCTTCACCCCTTGATCCCAATGCGAAACTAAGAGCAAAAGAGGGGGTGCCCTTGACAGATCCCACTTATTATAGAAATCTGGTTGGAAAGTTGAACTTCCTCACAAACACAAGGTTGGATATTGCTTTCAGTGTGCAACACCTCAGCCAGTTCATGCAGGACCCTAGGGAGCCCCATTTAAAAGCTGCCTTCTATTTGTTGAGATATCTCAAGGGTGATCCCACTCTGGGTGTGTTTATGTCCAAGGATTCAGACTGGTCAATTTAAAGCCTATTGTGACTCTGATTGGGCAGCTTGCCCACACTCAAGGAAGTCTACTACTGGTTATATTGTATTGTTGGGAAGCAGTCCTATCATCTAGAAATCCAAAAAGCAAGAGACAATTTCATTGCCCTCAACAAAAGCTGAATATAGGTCTTTAAGAAAAGTGGTTGGGGAGTTAGTCTGGTTGAAAAGGTTACTTGATAAATTAACAATTCCCTCTTCTACTCCTGTTAGAGTGTTTTGTGATAGTGAGTCAGCCTATCATATGGCAACGAACCCAGTGTTTCATGAACGTACTAAACATATTGAGGTGGACTGCCACTTTGTTAAAAAAAACTACAAGAAGGTCTGGTTTCCTTGCATCACATTGCCACCAATGACTAGATTGCAGACATCCTTACCAAAGCTCTCACAGGCATCAAGCATTCTACTGTTCTAAACAAGGAGGATGTGCTTTCCCCACCTCTAACTTGAGGTGGGGGGGGGCAATTGAGATGAGATTGTATTTATCCTTCTTTGTATTCATTTTGTATGTTAGTTAAGAGATAGATAGTTAGTTGATTAGTTAATGCAGCTGGCAGTAGTTAGTGGTTAAGATGCACAACTGTCAATCATGTGTACATATAGTGTTGTACAGTTCTCATTTTCAGTTAATCTCCATTCCTCAAATGAAAGAGCTCTTCTTCTGCTCTCGTATTTATCCGCTTTTCAGAAGATTCGAGATACAGTCATTGGATCTGAAGTTGAGCTTTACTGAGCTCATTCTAATCATAGTGTTATCAGAGTACTTGTGGATGATATCTCTCAGCTATTACCGGAGGTACTAGTTATTGAAAGAATAGATTGCATGTTATCCATCGACTATGAGTGAAGGACAATTTTCTATCAAGACTGTATGCAACTTGGATACCACTCTAAAGAGTGTCTTGATAAACGTAAGCATGTTCAGCCACCCAAAGAGATAAAAGAATTCACCTGCCTAGCCTAGACTGACAAACAATACACCTTCTGAGCCACCTAAAGAGACAAATAACTGAATTGTGAAAAATCAAGTTAATATTCAGAATTAATTAAGTGCTGACACGTCAAGACACGTGGATCAATAACGAGATGACAGCTGGCAAAGAatagtcaaaaaggcatgaaccTTAACAGGCATGGGTAAAGAATTTGAGAAAACAGGAAGGAACGGTTACCTGGACCTCTTGATAATTTGAAGAGACATCAAAGGAATACGCCTAGATAGCAAAAAGTATAGATACGTATTATCCGTAATTAATGAGCATCAATGATGGGGGACGTTAAAGAATCTTCACGAAACAGTTACGATTACCAATTATAACGTTACATAAATGCCATTAAATGCTCACAATGGCTCTGTTATGAGAGAAAGGAAAACGTattacttagaaatagctataaaaggagagaaatAACATTTGTAAAGGGACACAGAATATTATTGGAACACactgatttactttgctttcttCTACTTATTTTGCTATCATTAAAGTCAAtttctcttatttattttatattttattatcagtaacccgagttcttctaaaagtaagctttgaccgaaatttctattttctggttaaacacattggttccgttaccaggaatctgataatcttctgTTTTCCAAATCGATTCACTCATTAAAAAGAATCATGTTGAATgtcaacgacaataaccaacaaAATTTACCACTCCAAGGAGATCCACAACATTAGCTGAACGAACAAGGTGACAGAACTCCACCTCCTTCGCCACAACATTCTCACCAACAATCATGAAAGGGGACTCCTAACAGATCTTAATCGAATGAAAATGACAGACTTGCAAATGATCAAGCTATCGATGAAGCTCTTAAAAATTGCTCAACAGGTCAACAACGCTCTTCAGGATTTTACCAGCTAGTTGCCGGTTGTACCACCAACACACAACTCCAAACAACAACACCCTGGAAAATCCTCGCTCCGGACTCGTTAATTCAGGCAGTGGAGGAACTCCCAGCGAATCTCGTGATGGAGAACCAAGTAacacaattaattctgatttacaaaatttagcattaactttgcagaaacagctcaaggagcagagcgaccgcatagagcaaataccagGAGTGCCACCTGTAATTAAGGGAATAGatatggacaaatactcacaacaaccttggaagccaattGTTGCTCTTCTACCAATTCCGAAGAAATTCAAGATGCCCGATATTCtgaaatatgatggaacaactgatccaTGAGATCACGTAACTGCATTCACAACCGGTGTAAagggcaacgacttgaccaagcaagaaattgaatcagtattgtcaaaaaatttggagaaacactcactatgggagcattaacatggtactcCCTTCTACCCGAAAATTCTATAGATTATTTTGCTGAGCATGtagattcatttatcaaagcacactggggagctcaaaaagttgaaaaaagaatggaggatattttcaaaataaaacaaggagaCACGGAGCTACTTCGGGAATTCGTAGACAGGTTCCAGCGTGAGAGGATAATAGTGCCgtgtgtacctgataactgggcagcTATGCCTTTTGCAAGTAATCAAAAtgagaaaagttcagaagccacAAATAGGTGACAAGGTACGGTGGTCAAAGGACATTAGAGTTAGCACATAAGAGTTAGTGGCAGCATTAAAAAGCATAGGAGACAAGGTACGGTGGtcaaaggaaatgagatcaaacccaaaTAGGCGAAATCCTGATTTTTGGTGCAAGTTTCACAACGATCATGGTCACAAAACAGCGGATAGTAGGTTGATGCAAGGCGAAGTTGAACATTTATTAAAGCAAGGATATTTAACCGGCTTGTTTAGTGAAAAGGGTAAGCAAGCATACATGAAGAACAGGTAGGAGCCTCCTAAACCCCCTTCACCAAAAAGAATGGTTAATGTTATAAGCGGAGGAGAAGAAATTAATGGCGTAACATATATGGCAGCAAAGAAGGTTTCAAAAATTACTGTCACACACAGGAAGTGAGTTCGGCAAGTTTTGGAAGAGGATAGAATcacatttgatgatgcagatgcagatggcatGCTAACCCCGCATAaggatgcactggtaatatctttacttgtacatgacactaatgtaaaacgagttttgattaaTCCAGGTAGTTCCGTAAATATCATTCTATTAAGAGTGGTAAACGAGATGCAAGCTGATGATAAGCTGATACCCAAGGCACACATCTTGTCTGGTTTTGACAACTTCAGCGTCGTAATAAGGGGAGATAATACTCACCACATTCGCTGAAGGAGTTGTCAAAGatacaaaattttaggtggtaGAAATGgatatggcttacaatatgattcttGGTAGACCATGAATTCACGAAATAGATGTTATTCCATCTACCCTACATCAAGTTTTCAAGTTTCCATCACAATGGGGGATACGTCAAATCCATGGTGACCAACAAGCTTCACGAAGCATTAATTCCGTGGCAGATTCAAATGCAAAGAGTGATGAAAAATAGCAACCACAGAATACAGTTGAGGACGCATCAACACGAACCTCGACTGAAAATGGGCAAACAACTATAGATTCGAGGATCGATACTATTCAGGAactagaagaaaatgaaaatatcaaaacaacgatcGAGGAGCT harbors:
- the LOC142165975 gene encoding uncharacterized protein LOC142165975, which codes for MDVTDQQDANSTNTSVAILPSTGIDPSDPLYLHPSDNPSTMLVSIPFDEIGYIFWRCSVLRRLSIKNKLGFVSGECKQPNLQSPNYRQWERCDNMVTLWILNSLSKEIADSVEYVSDVAELWKELEDRYEQTNGATLFQVQKEINDLSQGVLDITGYYTTLKKLWEELNTLIKRTQCSCVCSCGAKESMYKDAQDRRLIQFLMRLNEVYTIVRGSILMMNPLPTMAQAFSLLVQDEKQREIKPNNQLPIESTSLNVNNVGPSPFRTNFSPSYNYSGNNRGRPNLAQYSQSTQNSNQNFRPNRGKRMVANVQGVPADAMTSIVVCSSSIDFDKLSCRCFESKIDTWILDLGASNHITFNKSLLSDIVTLPYPLLVVSPNGYKVNVTEIENVKLVPEITLYKAPSLKRPLEIGKVKDGLYLLSKSSSFPSTLHSLPLSPTVDTNTEPFSEGTVSDQRNACNTPNVMSLSLDASSPSDHLHFSPAPVTAKSSPIHNTSIPHITNSPSTQHTLGLTPLLKRSLREHKTPAYLKDHIYYVYQPALHKQTTTLQHSDFSMNALFSKHHYTSANTLVHDSQSLDLVSLPPRKKAIGCRWVYKLKHKADETIERFKARSLVDTQGLVCKLNKSLYGLKQTSRQWYEKLTEALCSRGYEHSVNNYSLFTKRKGNSVVYVAVYVDDRKFLLDLSKEYDCLEYSILASPLDPNAKLRAKEGVPLTDPTYYRNLVGKLNFLTNTRLDIAFSVQHLSQFMQDPREPHLKAAFYLLRYLKGDPTLGVFMSKDSDWSI